One Hordeum vulgare subsp. vulgare chromosome 4H, MorexV3_pseudomolecules_assembly, whole genome shotgun sequence DNA window includes the following coding sequences:
- the LOC123446930 gene encoding glucan endo-1,3-beta-glucosidase 8-like, whose amino-acid sequence MAGVAVARPLLLLLLLAVVGLPAAWALGVNWGTMASHQLPPSTVVRMLQDNGIRKVKLFDADAEPLGALAGSGIEVMVAIPNNMLDMMTDYDTAREWVHKNVSAYNFDGGVNIRYVAVGNEPFLSSLNGTFLNVTFPALRNIQQALDEAGVGDTVKATVPLNADVYESPKDNSVPSAGRFRPEIAGLMTEIVQFLNQSGAPFTVNIYPYLSLYGNDDFPLDFAFFDGASSPVVDGSIQYTNVFDANFDTLVSALAKAGVGGLPVVVGEVGWPTDGEKHATAAYAQRFYAGLFRKLAGNAGTPLRPNQYMEIYLFSLIDEDVKSIAPGNFERHWGVMRYDGQPKYAMDPTGQGRNTALTGARGVDYLPRAWCVLNTNSPPENMSRLGDNVGYACTNADCTSLSYGSTCNGMDAAGNASYAFNTYFQMQDQGEEACGFDGLAVRTRQDPSTGTCNFTIQLENTSAAAGRRRGPAALTLTMALVLVAAMVTAL is encoded by the exons ATGGCGGGCGTGGCCGTGGCGCGGCCGCTGCTGCTTCTGCTGCTGCTCGCCGTCGTCGGGCTTCCGGCGGCCTGGGCGCTCGGGGTGAACTGGGGCACGATGGCGTCGCACCAGCTGCCGCCCAGCACCGTGGTGCGGATGCTGCAGGACAATGGCATCAGGAAGGTGAAGCTGTTCGACGCCGACGCGGAGCCGCTGGGCGCGCTCGCCGGCTCCGGCATCGAGGTCATGGTGGCCATCCCCAACAACATGCTCGACATGATGACCGACTACGACACCGCCAGGGAGTGGGTGCACAAGAACGTCAGCGCCTACAACTTCGACGGCGGCGTCAACATCCG ATACGTTGCCGTCGGGAATGAGCCGTTTCTGTCGTCCCTGAATGGCACGTTTCTGAACGTCACGTTCCCGGCCCTGCGCAACATCCAGCAGGCGCTCGACGAGGCCGGCGTCGGCGACACCGTCAAGGCCACCGTGCCGTTGAACGCCGACGTGTACGAGTCCCCAAAGGACAACTCGGTGCCGTCGGCCGGGCGGTTCCGGCCGGAGATCGCCGGCCTGATGACGGAGATCGTGCAGTTCCTGAACCAGAGCGGCGCGCCCTTCACCGTCAACATCTACCCCTACCTCAGCCTCTACGGCAACGACGACTTCCCGCTCGACTTCGCCTTCTTCGACGGTGCCAGCAGCCCCGTGGTCGACGGCAGCATCCAGTACACCAACGTGTTCGACGCCAACTTCGACACCCTGGTGTCGGCGCTCGCCAAGGCCGGCGTGGGCGGCCTGCCCGTGGTCGTCGGCGAGGTGGGTTGGCCGACCGACGGCGAGAAGCACGCCACGGCCGCCTACGCGCAGCGCTTCTACGCGGGGCTGTTCCGCAAGCTGGCGGGCAACGCCGGCACGCCACTGCGGCCCAACCAGTACATGGagatctacctcttcagcctgatCGACGAGGACGTGAAGAGCATCGCGCCGGGCAACTTCGAGCGCCACTGGGGCGTGATGCGCTACGACGGCCAGCCCAAGTACGCCATGGACCCGACGGGGCAGGGCCGGAACACGGCGCTGACGGGGGCCAGGGGCGTGGACTACCTCCCGCGGGCGTGGTGCGTCCTCAACACCAACTCGCCGCCGGAGAACATGAGCAGGCTCGGCGACAACGTCGGCTACGCCTGCACCAACGCCGACTGCACCTCGCTCAGCTACGGGTCGACGTGCAACGGCATGGACGCCGCCGGCAACGCCTCCTACGCATTCAACACCTACTTCCAGATGCAGGACCAGGGCGAGGAGGCGTGCGGCTTCGACGGGCTCGCCGTGCGCACGCGGCAGGACCCCTCCACCGGCACATGCAACTTCACCATACAGCTCGAGAACACCTCCGCGGCGGCGGGGCGCCGGCGCGGGCCGGCAGCATTAACCTTGACGATGGCCTTGGTTCTTGTTGCGGCCATGGTGACCGCGCTCTGA